From the Vulpes vulpes isolate BD-2025 chromosome 15, VulVul3, whole genome shotgun sequence genome, the window atatgaaaactaACTCAACATTATTGGTGAAACAGCTGGATATTTAGAAAACCATTAGACTGAGAACAGGTTTAATAAATTACATTAAGCATTTGATAGATTCCTTACTTTCCCATCTGTTTCAGAGTATCAGTTCTGTATaaccagcttctttttttttgtgatgtcaTTCATTGTTGccaatctgtttcattttttgttcATATGCTACGTTTCTGTTTGGTTTGTtctaaatgagattattttcatAGAAGCCTATCTTGGTTTTCGTTTACAAAAAGAAGACTGACAAACGTGCCCTGCATGCCTTGTAACCTTTCTGATAACTCCTTGAATGAACTCACTGGGTGCATGTTTGGCACTGAATTCAGATTTAATTGGTTAGGGTGGTGTTTAACCTGCTTTTTTGAGCTGGgttaacttcaaaatatttttaaatatgatgaaGAAATATTACAAGTAGAGGGTTTTTAAAGAGCGGACTCACTGTGACTCTCACTACTCTAGACTGAGCCTGGCTGCTGTAGAAACAGTAACTTACCCCTTATTCCTTTGGTAGGTGGAACAGTTGCAGCACGCCCATGAGGAACACAGATTTTGTGTATGTGAGGCTGTTGACTTTTTTCTTAAGGAGAAGGGTGCAGTTATACTAGTGGTTGGCATCTGTGGCATGTTTGCATGTATGTGCTTTTTCATTGGCCCTGGGCTGGCTGCTTCCTCtaggcccctccctccctgccacctggGCATATACTGAGGGATGGTGGCTggtacacatttcttctcccacCGTTCATGATGTGGAGGCCCAACAGGCGGCACCCTTTCCATCCTTACCCTACTGTGCAGATCAGAACTTGACCAGCCACTTTAAAAAGATTGCCATTCCTGGTATATACCAAACTCTTCCTGAATTTGTCTTTTGCTGACTCTGATGTCAGAACCAGCTGACTGATGTCAGAACCAGCTCTCTCTGTTGATCCCTTGAAATTAGGGAAATGCTAGAAATGATGTTTAACCTGTGCATGTGATGTCGCTATGATGTTTTGATCTCTGTGTTTAGTAAGTGTTGTGTGCTTTATTAGAACAAATTAGAGCAAAGCTTCTAAAACAACATAGGTTCCTGTGACCCTGTTGTGTAACTAATCCTGACTATGTACTCTTCTACTTACTTACCCATGTTTACTGTTTTTTGGGGCTTTTGGCTAGGCTTATTCCCACTGTACGAATTGATGTCATGTGGCCTGGCATTTTAGTCGTAGTCTTAAACGGAGATAATTAGGATCTCATTATTTAGactcctgtctttttctttctcacagaCCACCACAATCTAAATTGCTTCGTGAAGACAAGAACCATAACATGTACGTTGCAGGATGTACAGAAGTAGAAGTGAAATCCACTGAGGAGGCTTTTGAAGTTTTCTGGAGAGGTTAGAAACTGAGCTAAAATTAGGAAAATCTGAAATATAATCCTGAGAGTTGCTACTATAATCTGATGCAGTACTTTTTAGTAGAAAGCATGTATACTGTAATGACTGAGTTCAGGTGTGATCAATGATTCTCTGTCATCACAGGCCAGAAAAAGAGACGTATTGCTAACACACATTTGAATCGTGAGTCCAGCCGTTCCCATAGCGTGTTCAACATTAAATTAGTTCAGGCTCCCCTGGATGCAGATGGAGACAATGTCTTACAGGTAAATTAGTAGTGGGCagtgtttttcttgttttaactGAACTTTAGTATTTGGAACTAGAGTTAAATCAGGGAAGTTTGCAATGAAGACTGTTCTAGAATTATTGTATGTGGGTGATGACTTCATCACATTTAAAAACTATTGCGTTATAGAGTGTGGTTTTGGGAAACTGGCTATTGAACCTGAGAACCTGTGAAAAAGGTTTACAAATCTTTATAAATCTCTTGAATAGAGGAGATAAAATAAGTATGTATGAGTCATTATTTTATCTCTGAAGACTCCTTTTGTATGTGGGAATTCAGttaatggttttaaaatgtcAGCGGTTAACTTTCCAGGGTAGGTACAGTTTAGGAGATAACAATTCTAAATTGTTCTTCCCTTGGCTGATAGGCCAGTAGGCCTCCCATTTGCTGATCATCCTTTACTGCTGGGCCTGTCACACTCTAAGGCTTACATCAATTAGTAAAAGCATTTGATCCTGAATAGGAATCATTTAAAAGCTTTAAGCTATTAAAGTATAATCCTATTTGACCTTATCATGAAGGTTTCCACATGGCCTGAGGACATGGTATGGCAGGGTACTGAAGACCAGCAGGACTTGAATTCTCAGTCCTATTAATTTGCTAGCTGTCTGACCTGTGATAAACTCTTTATAATGTGAGGATTAAAGCAGGCAATGCAAGTACAGTTCTTATGAGGCCAGTGTCTGGCTTATATAGTCAGCACTCACAAATGTTAGCTAGAAAACACTAAGTCACACCTCCACATACACTTGCTGTCCTTTAAACACATTTAATATAACAAATCAGTACCTCttgcttttcatttgttattaAACAGAGTATTTTGAAATTGCTCGATTATAAAATTGTTACCTATCTGGTTATGGAAAAATTTAGGATAGGCCTGTTCTAGACACACTACTTAGCATGCACAGATTCAGATCCTGAGTGCGAGGTACTGTACTAGAGATAAGAACACTGGTTGAGAGGCAGtctctgctttcatggagcttagAGTACATTGTGGAAGACCAGACAATGGGCTAGTCACCGTCACTACCATGTGTATGTTGAACATATGCTTTTAGCAAACTCTCCCCCCAAAACTTGTATCCTTTAGTCCTACTGTTTTGTATTGTGCAAATGTGATACTTAAGACTCAATAATTTGTTTAAAGAACTTTGTGAACCAGGTATACCTCACATTTGCATTACGATCTTCCCTTCAGGAAAAGGAACAAATCACTATAAGCCAGTTGTCCCTGGTAGATCTTGCTGGAAGTGAAAGAACTAACCGAACAAAAGCAGAAGGGAACAGATTACGTGAAGCTGGTGAGCAAAGCACAGTACTTATCTATTGCTACTTTCAAAGACTTGTAATGCCAGTCATCTGCTTATTGATAGGTGGTTAAGCAAAACTGTCTTCAATTTTGATAATTTAGAGGCTAGGTGTAGTGGTCAGTGCTGTTTCTTGAGTTATGCTGGTTTGGTATCAGTATATTACTGATACTGACTTCTTGAGGAATGAGGAtaagtgattaaaataaatacaaagcaagTTATATTGTATGTGTTACCAGTAAAGTACTGGATCCTTAAAGTTAAGTGATTTAACAGTTATTCCAACATTCATACTCGTGAAAACTGGCTTCTGGAGGTAGGAAAAAGTCTTTGAACACAAAGCAACTTGGAaggaaatgtggattttttttgttttgttttaatctttcattAGTGTAACCATTCATGTTATGTTTTACGTAATAGCATTTATGgagtacttactgtgtgccagtATTTGAACACTCATCCAGTCTGGGGATGTGTGTGAGGAGACGTTTAGGGAGGAAATCTGTGAAGCTTAATTCTAATCCCATTTAAATTGAGTGGGATACAAAGGACAGGGTTAAAGTCATTCTTGACAGAGGAGGCAGCCACTTGTAAACTAGACTATGGCAGAGTCAAAGTCACTGAAGTGGGAGGGTGTGGGCTGGTGACCCATGACAACTGAGGAGCCAGAGCAAGGCAAGGCCTTCTCTGTCATATTAAAAAGCCTGAACTTTGCCCTGAAGGAATAATGGTGGTTGCCAATTATTAAGGAACTAGTGTGTATCATAGTATTTACTACGCATGGGCTTAATTTCTGGATTTTGACCTTTTAGAACTATTTCATACACCCATTTTTCAGATGCGGAAATGGGTTGGAAGAGGTAACCTAATTTTCCCAAGACTGGAGCCTGGGTTTAAACCCAGTTTGGTTGGATTCTCAAAGCTTGTGTCTTTCTACTGTTATACAGCCTCCCCTTAAAGCCAATAAAGAATGAGTCTTTTAGAAAGATTGTTTTCCCGTGTAGAGAATTAATGTACCAAGGCAGGTCTAGAGGTATGGTAAGAATTGGGAACCTTTTGCAGTAATTCAGATAAGCAGTCATGTCCTCTGGAGGCAAGGgtgggagaaaagggagagataGTGAGGAAGTAAGTCCACTTGGATGtggagaggaagcaggaggggagggggcagatcCAAGATCTTGGTTGAGGAGAAAGCAGTATGAGGTACAGGTGTAGGAAGTTAGAGAGTTTGTGTAAGATATGTTCAGCATATTGCAGTGCAAGTGCCTAGTCACTGGATGTACATGCAtgtggaaagagagagatttaacTTGAGGTTTTGCCACTATGATGGAAGCAACAGAGGAGATGAAATTATTCATGGAGGGATAGATGGGAAcaggctgagggcagagccttgAGGAACAGATGCTTGAGGTGATGGATTTAAAGAACCTGGCAAGGAGAAGAGAAGGTGATAGCCGGGTGAGATGACAAAAAATCCTCGACATTATGTATCTGTATATAAGACAGAGCATCTGGAACCCAGGTCACAAGAGGAAGGATTCACCTTGATGGGAAGAGGTTTATCTCAGTGGAAGAAAGTAGAAACTTGAGGGTTCTGATGCTTTGGAGTAAAACCAGAAAGGCAGTGGTAATATGGATGTGGAACAGGTGGAACAAAAACTAAGGTGTAagcatgaggaggaggagaggagagtgtGGCTGGGGTGCAGGTTTCTAGAGGTGGTGCGGTTCTGAGTGGTAAGGGTGCGGGGTGTGGGCATAGCTGTGTGGCTCCCATGGTAAAATGAGAGACTGACCCGAGTTATGGGAGTTGGGGCCCTCTGGTGACCTGTTAGAGTAGTCCTCATAGATACCAAAATGATGCAGGAGCAGGCCTGCAGGGGAACATGGAAGGATAGCAGGCTGGGGACTAGGAAAATGCTGCTGGCCTCCTCTGCTCACCAtccttaaaaaatttagaaaacaagtaACTTTCACTTAGGCTGCAGGGGGTACCACTGTCCTTCTGGTAGCTAAAGGGTAACCTTGCAGGGCTTTGTACCATGGCTGCAGGGTAAAGCCCATAGACACTTCACAGAGTATTTCTGAAAGAATAACATACAACCATAAAGGAAACCAATTAGgttgaaatgtgtttttaaaagtatatactcttaaaattttatttacttgagtaatgagcagagggagagggagaagcagattccttaaCTTAGCAGGGATGTGGAGTTTGAATCCAgaaccccgagaccatgacccaagctgaaggcagatacttgaagtgtgtgactcttgacctgggggttgtgagttcgagccctacactgggtgtagagattacttagaaataataaaatcttaaaaaaaaaaaaaaaaaaaggaattcttgttTGAATGTTAGAAGGGACAGAGTTAGCTGGATCCGGAGACACATGACTTAGAAACAGGAGCCCCTCCAGGTGCTGGGGGGACTTCAGTGCTGATGAAGCCAACTGTAGCCTGAAATGGTTATGCTTtagagataatattttaataatgaagataATGAACATCTGCATCTAATATACTCTTCATAGAATTTAAGATTTGGAAGAAACTTTATGGGCCATGAAGTATATAATGTTGCATGCCATGGGCAGTCCTTTTGATAGAATCTGTGAAGGATGGTGTTCAACTCCTCCTGAAACACAGCTATTAAAATACTTCTGAGGGTGTATTCTTCTGAGGgtctacctgggtggctcaggtggttaagcatctgccttcagctcaggtcataatcccagggtcctgggataaagccccgcatcaggctgcctgctcagaggggagtccgcttctccctctccctctgcccatccccccaccaccttgttcatgcttgctctgtcactctctcaaataaataaataaaatcttaaaaaaaaaaacattaaataaataaaatacttctgaATACTGCCAGGTCATGCGAGGACAGCTTCTCATATTGAGCCATTAAAACCTGTCATTTGTAATTTCCATATACTATTTCTATGAAGTAGGGATTTTATAGGCAGATGGACTACATTTTAGCTACTCTTACTGTTTTCAAGTATCTTCTGTCTATATTTTTCTGTCAGGAAACATCAATCAGTCATTAATGACGCTAAGAACATGTATGGAGGTCCTGAGAGAGAACCAAATGTACGGAACTAACAAAGTAAGCAACAGCCTTTCATTATTTGTATAGCCTTGTTTGTGTGCATTGTTTTGTCTTACATATTTGGGTTTGAATGTATTTACAGATGGTTCCGTACCGAGATTCAAAGTTAACCCATCTGTTCAAGAACTACTTCGACGGGGAAGGTAAAGTACGTATGATCGTGTGTGTGAACCCAAAGGCTGAAGATTATGAAGAAAGCTTggtaattttgatatatttatccTTTAAATTCTCAGAGTTTCTAAGGAGAAAACAACTATTTGGATGTgaagaatgacattttaaatatttttaaaactgacacAGAACCATTAGTTACAGAAGGGAACTAATGACCAACCTATTATTGTTTCATTAGGAATTTCTGAAGGAGACTTAAATATGCtgatttgtaaaaacaaacaaaccctaccATGTGTTTTGTATCTTAGCAAGTCATGAGATTCGCAGAAGTGACCCAAGAAGTTGAAGTAGCGAGACCAGTAGACAAGGCAATATGTGGTTTAACGCCTGGAAGAAGATACAGAAACCAGGCTCGAGGAGGTCCAGTTGGAGATGGTATGATACGGTGTTACATCATGTGCACCTGACATTTGTCAGCCTCTCTCTCCTTAAGGTCGATTTCACATAAGGGAACTATTTACTTCCTTTGCACTCAAGAAACaagtgcaaaacaaaacaagaatatatatattttaaaatatttatttattcatgagcaacagagagacagagacacaggccgagggagaagcaggctccatgcagggagcctgacgtgggactcgatcccgggactccagaatcacgccctgggctgaaggcagtgctgagccacctaggctgcccaaaacaaaaaaatattgaacCAAAGtccaaatgaattattttccccctcttttccttttttataacttatttttgggatccctgggtggcgcaccggtttggtgcctgcctttggcccagggcgcgatcctggagacccgggattgaatcccacatcaggctcccggtgcatggagcctgcttctccctctgcctatgtctctacctctctctctctctctgtatgactataataaataaaaataaaaagtaataataataaaaaataaaaataacttatttttaaggaAGTATGATTGTGATAACTCAAAGTACATGGCTGACTGAACTGGGGTTCTGATCACAAGTATTAAACTTGTTTAAATAAGCTTTCTCTCCTGTGTAACTTCTTGTAATCTTTATAATTCAACACAGAACCACTGGTTACAGAGGTGGTTTTACAGAGTTTTCCACCTCTGCCTTCCTGTGAACTTCTGGACATCAATGATGAGCAGACTCTTCCCAGGCTGATCGAAGCATTAGAGAAACGACACTATTTACGGCAGATGATGATTGAGGAGTTTCACAAACAATGTAAGAGCCCAAAGTGGTCTTTGATCATTTCAACTCCAGAAATTTGCAATGAGTTCTTGGGTGGGGCAGATCTTTAAAGGGTTGTTTCTGCACTTGATAGTGCTCAAGGCTTTGTTCAATTACACTGACAAGGAACCTTCCCATATCTTGTAAAATGGAAGATACAGGTAAGGTGTGTAttctctccccccttttttttttctctctcctttttttaaatctacagtgatgggtagattttttaaaatctaccaAGGATTAGTAGATACTTCGCTTTTAGTTCTTATTAGTTACCTTTTTGCAAGGCACTTCATAAATACTAATTACTTTCAGTAACTGCCTTTGGGCAAATAAATGacttcatctttcatttcttgGTCTCCCTATCTGCCAAATGGGCATTTTAACTCTTCCTACCTCAGAGGGTGTGGTGGGGATGAGATAATGTGTGAGAATCATGTAGAGCAGTGTGAATAGGCTTGTGCATGTGAGTAgatctataatttttattatcgTTCCATTTGCATTTTCATAGGAAAGGTGTGAGGTAAGTGATATCTACATACCCATTTTGAAAGGAGGAAATGtgttcagaaaaattaagtaacttgcccaagtcacaTAACAAGTAACTGGTGTATCAGGGATTTCAATTCGGATCCAAATGATCCTAAATCTACtattgtttttgcatttgttttgaaGCAGACTACTTACCTGTAAGGGGTGACAAGGCAATGCCACAATGCAAAATTAAAGATTGTGTTTTTCAGTAAAAAACAGCTTCTAGGAAGATCTCAAGTAGATCTGATAAATGCTggatttccttcttgttttctgcTACAGACTAAGGCTTATTTGCCGAATAGCTACATTTTACAAAGTACCGGTTAATAAAAGTTGATTTCACTTGTTATTTTGGAATTGGAGTAAAAACTTGGCTTGCATGTTTTGTTTCAGCTATTACGTTTAAAGCGTTGTTACAAGAATTCGACAGTgctgttttaaataaagaaaactacatTCAAGGAAaactaaatgagaaagaaaaggtgaTCACAGGACAGAAATTGGAAATAGAACGactggagaagaaaaacaaaactttagagTATAAGGTTTGTTTTGGCATTGTTTAGTGGATGTGTAGCACTGGCTGGTGGCTGTTAGCACTGTTCTCTGATTTAGCTGTTCACCTTCTCAGCCTCTCACCAGTAATCTAATCTCTACCTCTTTACTAATCTCTTTACTAATCTCCACCTCATCccagaagagaagaaatgtgATTGAAAAGCATTAGAGGAGTAATATACTCTTAGTTTCATGAGTTAGACTTTAGCAATTGGAGAGAATGTTCTTGGACCAAACAAGTGAGTTTCTAGAGGGCTTTCTGGAATTTAGTTCTGGTTATAGCTTGCTTTTCAACTTATGACAATAGTTTTGTTCTCTTATTTATGGAGTATCATTTAGGGGTTACCCATTTATTCTAGACAGAAGCTCATCTCAACTACTACAGTGTTATCTATTCTGAAAACAGcctaaaatacaaaattcaggTCTAATTTTAGGGGGAAAATCATTTTCACATGAAGTCAAAGTTCCATCTTTTCTTGAGGAACTTGTTTAGAAGTTCTCACTTCTAGGGATAGAGGTAGGAATTCAGATGAAATTATAAAAGGGAATTGCtttttccatgatttttctttccaCAACTATGCCTGCTGCATAAGCAAACTGGAAAGAGATTATTTCACAGCTACATGTGGTGTTTACGAGCCAGATCCTCAACAGAATGGTCTGCCTTCCCAGATTGAGATTTTAGAAAAGACAACTACGATCTATGAAGAAGATAAGCGCACTCTGCAACAGGAACTCGAGACTCAGAACCAGAAACTTCAGCGGCAGTTTTCTGACAAACGCAGACTGGAAGCCAGGCTGCAGGGCATGGTGACGGAAACGACCATGAAGTGGGAGAAAGAATGTGTGAGTGGGGCTGCTGTGGCACTGACCTTCGGGACAATGCTTTATTCCTACTCTGTGTTCTGAATCTGTGCTCCTGGGCTGGGGTTTTGGTGGCAGCAGTGGCAGGAACCGTTTGGtccattccttttcctttctctgcccttAAAACGCATGACAAGTGAGCGGGTACAGTGAGGCTTGCCTGACTCCAGGAGGACGGATGTACTTAGGAAATAAAGCCACTGGGTGGTCTGGTGCCCTCGCTTGTTTGGTGTGACTGAATTAGACGTGTGTCCCTGTGGCTAACCTAGGAGCGCCGGGTGGCAGCCAAGCAGCTGGAGATGCAAAATAAACTCTGGGTCAAAGATGAGAAACTGAAACAACTGAAGGCCATTGTTACTGAACCCAAAGCCGAAAAGCCGGAGAGACCCTCTCGGGAGCGGGACCGGGAAAAAGTCACTCAAAGAGCCGTCTCTCCGTCACCAGTACCTGTAAGTACTTTGTGGCTGGGCAGTCACTTGCAGTAGAGGAAATTTATTTAGATTAGGTAACTTTCTAGGATGCCTCCTTTGTTGTTTTATGTTACTTAGTGCATTTCTCCAACTTATCTATGTAACTTTTCCTAAGTTTAGCATAAACACAGATTTAATgcaaattcagaataaaatacaTACTAACTCAGTAAAAATAATTCTAACGTACTAAAATGATAGGAAAAACAGTGAATTGTTTCTCTCAGTGTTTCGTTCTTGCTCActaatttctcttccatttttttagcTTTCTAGTAACTATATTGCTCAGATTCCCACCGGCCAGCAGCTCCTGAGCCAGCCGCAGCTCCATAGGCGCTCTAATTCTTGCAGCAGCATTTCTGTAGCTTCCTGTATTTCGGAATGGGAGCAGAAAATTCCTCCGTACAACACACCTGTCAATGTCACCTCTATTGCAAGGCGTAGGCAGCAGGAGCCAGGACAAAGTAAAACTTGTGTCGTGTCAGACAGAAGGCGAGGAATGTACTGGACGGAAGGCAGGGAGGTGGTCCCCACATTCAGAAATGAGGTAGAGCTAGAAGAGGACCATTGCTGCAGGGTTAGTGCCAGCGTTCTCTTAAAGCACTGTAGTCATAGATTCTAATCTTGgggtttggttgttttgttttgggggggttttgTGTGTGACTTGATTCAGAGAGTTCAATGGAAAGATGGGTGACTCCAGTATAAAGAaagtctaatttttcttttatttactttgaaaaatcagCCTGAAATTGAGGCCTAGCTTTCCATCTGAAAAAGCTATAACACATCTGGCCACAGCAGGACCACCAGAGAACACAGGTCAATAGGGCGAGTCCCACAGTAATCCGTGCTTTTCATTTGCATAAACTAATGAGCAGCCACAAGATCTGTGAATGAGTATCtcagagcacttttttttttttttttgttttccttcctcaaattttttgctgcttttggacttttatttttaaaattgctttttcaaacttattttgaaaaatttcaaactcaaaaagttgaaagaatggtACAGTATCCTCCTTTCCCCTTAACTAGATGTACCAATTGTCAATTATatagatatgatttttttccttgaactTTTGAAGGAATCCTACATTTTGTGACACTTCCTCCCTAACAAGGACACTGTCCTATATAAACACAGTCTTTATCAAACCTAAGAAAGTTAACACTAATTGAATAAATATCCTCTACTTTAAATCCAGAATCCCAACAAAGTGAATGCCTTACAGGTTGTTATGTGTCTTCCAtctcttttaatataaaatagtcCCTCATTCCCGCCACACACTTTTTTTGATGTTCCTAACATTGACTGTTTCTGAATAGTCCAAGCCTGTTGTTTTATAACTACTGAAGGTTTGCATGTCTAGTAAATTGCTTTTAATGTTAAGACCTTTATCTCAAAAGGGCTCAGCCTCAGTCAAGGGTGTTTAAAGAAATTCatgtttaaattttcttcttaagGATTAAGATAAAGTTTTTCCTTTGAACGCATGGACCAAGTTAATAATATGAATCTATATTTAGTAAAATCTTACTATAGCTCTTTTAGAATTTGTCTTTTAACAAATTAATACTATATTGCTTTAGGTTTTCTTATAATTTAGGGTAGAGATAAGCTTCATTTCAGTGGCCTGCACTCCTGATTATTAAGAGATAGCGATGAACTGCAGGGTATTTATGAAGACAACAGATGATCCTGAGTTCTAAGTTCTTTGCAGATTTTGCTTGAAACCTTTTTAGGGAGCAAATTATGGTGACTGGTCTTTCTGATCAACTCTAATAAATCCCCTTGACTTTTCATGAAAGTTTACAGGCCAAACACTATTCAAGGCCTGTTTATGCCTGACTAACATTAATGTGGTGTACCTAATTCGGCTCTCAAATATTTAAGAGGATTTACTAGAGATCCTTTAACTTCTCACTTGAAATCAAATCTCTTTAGAAGTGCAGCAAAGTTTAGGCTAGTATCTACACATCAAGGTTTGTTGGCCAAAAATTATGTCCAGTATACTGAATTTATACTTCAGTGAGGAAGAAACTGTATCTTTGATTCCATAAATGACAGTAGATTGTAATAACTATCCTCTTTCTGAAGCTTGCTTCATAACGTATATATTGCTAAAGGTATTCAGGAAAACTATCAACTTTGCTAACTGGTAGGTCACAAGAGCATGACTTTCTTGTTCAACATCAGgccattttagttattttaagattatttgtttatatgaaagagcagagtgaaagagaacatgagtgggtggggagaggcagagggataggaagCAGCAGattccccgttgagcagggagtctggtgtagggctccatcccaggactctgagatcgtgacctgagcccaaggcagatacttaggTGACAGAGCCACCAAGGCTCCCCAGTTAGGCCACTTTAAGAACAGGAAGTTTCCTGGTTGCTGGAGACTTGGGCATCTTTTGTGGCAAACTCTATTTTCCAGGTTCTGTAGTAGCATGACTTACATTAGCGTTTCGACTGTTGCTTCTGATTCTATAGGGGAAATGCTTCAGTTCTCCAGACAGGCACGTTAAAGTTGGGATCTTCATACGTGACCAGTTTGGAGGATCTTGGCCTGTGACAGACTGTTTCATTTGCTTTCAGTTATACAAACAGGAGATGTTTGAAGCAATGAGTTATCTTTGGAACTATGTCCTGTATGTGAAATACTTTGCCTTAGACTGACTGTGCTAAATTTAACTTTCCCAGATTCGTATGACAGTTGACTGGAAGCAACTAGTTTTTTACTGTATGATTGACAGAGGCTGATTTGATACTAcatttttagtttcattcttgGAATCT encodes:
- the KIF23 gene encoding kinesin-like protein KIF23 isoform X4, whose amino-acid sequence is MKPARTKTPRKLLVKKGSQTSLKDPVGVYCRVRPLSLPDQECCIEVINNTTVQLHTPEGYRLNRNGDYKETQYSFKQVFGIHTTQKELFDVVANPLVDDLIHGKNGLLFTYGVTGSGKTHTMTGSPGEGGLLPRCLDMIFNSIGSFQAKRYVFKSNDRNSMDIQCEVDALLERQKREAMPNPKTPSSKRQIDPEFADMINVQEFCKAEEVDEDSVYGVFVSYIEIYNNYIYDLLEEVPFDPIKPKPPQSKLLREDKNHNMYVAGCTEVEVKSTEEAFEVFWRGQKKRRIANTHLNRESSRSHSVFNIKLVQAPLDADGDNVLQEKEQITISQLSLVDLAGSERTNRTKAEGNRLREAGNINQSLMTLRTCMEVLRENQMYGTNKMVPYRDSKLTHLFKNYFDGEGKVRMIVCVNPKAEDYEESLQVMRFAEVTQEVEVARPVDKAICGLTPGRRYRNQARGGPVGDEPLVTEVVLQSFPPLPSCELLDINDEQTLPRLIEALEKRHYLRQMMIEEFHKQSITFKALLQEFDSAVLNKENYIQGKLNEKEKVITGQKLEIERLEKKNKTLEYKIEILEKTTTIYEEDKRTLQQELETQNQKLQRQFSDKRRLEARLQGMVTETTMKWEKECERRVAAKQLEMQNKLWVKDEKLKQLKAIVTEPKAEKPERPSRERDREKVTQRAVSPSPVPLSSNYIAQIPTGQQLLSQPQLHRRSNSCSSISVASCISEWEQKIPPYNTPVNVTSIARRRQQEPGQSKTCVVSDRRRGMYWTEGREVVPTFRNEVELEEDHCCRNAPPIRLRHRRSRSAGDRWVDHKPASNVQTETVMQPHVPHAITVSVANEKALAKCEKYMLTHQELASDGEIETKLIKGDVFKTRGGGQSVQFTDIETLKQESPTGRKRRSPTAAPAPPDGTESEWTDVETRCSVAVEMRAGSQLGPGYQHHAQPKRKKP